From a region of the Synechococcus sp. PCC 7502 genome:
- a CDS encoding PAS domain S-box protein yields the protein MNSDLSYLYRSDFNSHDWYQYIAETVAEGIWIVNQDVEITFVNQKLAKLLGYSSDEMLGKSLFGFMDMEAMAIADQEFQRRLEASPAEIRSEYDFKFVCKDGRGLWAIVITKPLFEQIDQTSSYIGSLGMITNVTRRRQGEEIIREREEYYRLLAENSTDMVSCHGADTTFVYVSSMCLSLTGYGATELLNRRILDFIHPEDQLKVQLAHRVTLKHIGMVNRITFRFAQKNGNYIWLEMTKRGFVESGEIKVICSSRDIQQRKETEQALETTNSRLNLALSTSAIGTWEWDVLSGEVICSERTKEIFGYELNETKQNYLTFKNFMRSVHRDDRYYVRTAFSHALRYHTNYQVEFRVIKNDGKLIWIDGRGQVYCDRSNQLILVIGVAIDITKRKETEQEIKRQLQKELLLRQITEQIRFKFDLSQIFDTTVKQLGEVFNVSRCLVHTFEFEPEPLIRVVDEYVQSGYDPILGSVIPLKNNPHATEVMSSDRALAINDVFNDPSLSNHNDFCREINLKSVLVARTSYQGKPNGMICLHQCDRFRHWTEEEVELLEAVAAPVGIAIAQAQMLETEKSQKLQLTAQNQSLQESQQAAESANQAKSEFLAMMSHEIRTPMNAVIGITELLLNSDLSEQDKEHLEMIRLGGQSLITIINDILDFSKIESNKLELEENPLNLYECITNVVELLKPAAITKSLNLILDIDPQVPTIINGDSTRIKQILTNLLSNAIKFTQVGEVKITVTATQILGQKNLYEILFTIKDTGIGIPSHLMPRLFKPFSQVDASTTRQHGGTGLGLAISKKLCEMMGGKMWVLSRSLEDISTDLSTIECLAGDTPDHFLPMCPLEVGSTFQFTLGAASLSSLKSAPMSQLLSTQVNFIDPPLAASLPLNILLVEDNVVNQKVAIRILKRMGYSADLAENGLEAIATLQKSSYDVVFMDIQMPEMDGLAATKEIRKLWKSATSPYIIAMTANAMIGDREICLDAGMNDYVSKPISIEKIGNALAQIHL from the coding sequence ATGAATTCCGATCTGTCTTATCTTTATAGGAGCGATTTTAACAGCCATGATTGGTATCAATATATTGCTGAAACTGTAGCTGAAGGAATTTGGATTGTTAATCAGGATGTCGAAATTACCTTTGTTAATCAGAAACTAGCAAAACTTTTGGGCTATTCCTCGGATGAAATGTTGGGAAAGTCTCTGTTTGGCTTTATGGATATGGAGGCAATGGCGATCGCCGACCAAGAATTTCAACGCAGATTGGAAGCGAGTCCCGCCGAGATTAGAAGCGAGTATGATTTTAAGTTTGTTTGTAAAGATGGCAGAGGTTTATGGGCGATCGTAATTACTAAACCTCTATTTGAACAAATTGATCAAACCTCTAGCTATATTGGCTCCCTTGGTATGATCACTAATGTCACACGGCGCAGACAAGGCGAAGAAATAATTAGAGAACGGGAGGAATATTATCGACTTTTGGCAGAAAATTCTACAGATATGGTTTCCTGTCATGGGGCAGATACCACTTTTGTTTATGTCTCCAGTATGTGCTTGAGTTTAACTGGCTATGGGGCAACGGAATTACTAAACCGCCGAATTTTAGACTTTATTCATCCTGAAGATCAGCTTAAGGTGCAATTGGCGCATAGGGTGACCCTAAAACATATTGGCATGGTTAACCGTATAACCTTTCGCTTTGCCCAGAAAAATGGCAACTATATCTGGCTAGAAATGACAAAGAGAGGATTCGTAGAGTCAGGCGAAATCAAGGTAATCTGCTCATCCCGTGACATTCAGCAACGCAAAGAAACTGAACAGGCATTGGAAACAACTAATTCTCGCTTAAATTTAGCATTGTCAACCAGTGCGATCGGAACTTGGGAGTGGGATGTTTTATCTGGGGAAGTGATTTGTTCTGAGCGTACCAAGGAAATATTTGGATATGAATTAAATGAAACTAAGCAAAACTATTTGACTTTTAAGAATTTTATGCGATCTGTGCATCGAGACGATCGCTATTATGTAAGGACTGCCTTCAGCCATGCTTTGCGCTATCATACCAATTATCAAGTTGAGTTTAGAGTTATCAAAAATGACGGTAAGTTAATTTGGATTGATGGCAGGGGGCAGGTGTATTGTGATCGTAGTAATCAGCTAATATTGGTAATCGGAGTGGCAATTGATATTACTAAGCGCAAGGAAACGGAGCAAGAAATTAAGCGTCAACTGCAAAAGGAATTATTACTCCGCCAGATTACTGAACAGATTCGCTTTAAGTTTGATCTCAGTCAGATTTTTGACACTACGGTAAAACAACTAGGCGAAGTATTTAATGTTAGCCGTTGTTTAGTGCATACCTTTGAGTTTGAGCCTGAACCCTTAATTCGGGTTGTGGATGAGTATGTGCAATCGGGCTATGATCCAATATTGGGTAGTGTAATTCCCCTTAAAAATAATCCCCATGCCACTGAAGTTATGAGTTCAGATCGGGCATTGGCGATCAATGATGTTTTTAATGATCCAAGCTTAAGTAATCACAATGATTTTTGCCGAGAAATTAATTTAAAGTCAGTGTTAGTGGCACGCACTTCCTATCAAGGAAAACCCAATGGCATGATTTGTTTACACCAGTGCGATCGCTTTAGACATTGGACAGAGGAAGAAGTAGAGCTATTAGAGGCAGTAGCGGCACCCGTGGGAATTGCGATCGCCCAGGCACAAATGCTGGAAACCGAAAAATCACAAAAACTCCAACTCACAGCCCAGAACCAGAGTTTACAAGAATCCCAACAGGCAGCAGAGTCAGCTAATCAGGCAAAAAGTGAATTCTTGGCAATGATGAGTCATGAAATTCGGACTCCCATGAATGCCGTAATTGGCATTACGGAATTACTCTTAAATTCAGACCTAAGTGAACAGGATAAAGAACATTTGGAGATGATCCGTCTGGGGGGGCAATCTTTAATCACAATTATTAATGATATTCTTGATTTTTCTAAAATTGAATCCAATAAGCTGGAACTAGAGGAAAATCCCCTTAATCTTTACGAGTGCATTACTAATGTTGTGGAATTGCTAAAACCCGCAGCGATCACCAAGTCTCTAAATTTAATTTTGGATATTGATCCCCAAGTGCCAACCATAATTAATGGAGATAGCACCCGAATTAAGCAAATTTTAACTAACCTGCTCAGTAATGCCATTAAATTTACCCAAGTGGGGGAAGTAAAAATAACGGTAACTGCCACGCAGATTTTAGGGCAGAAAAATTTATATGAAATTCTATTCACAATCAAAGATACAGGTATAGGTATTCCTAGCCACCTAATGCCTCGCCTATTTAAACCCTTTAGCCAAGTTGATGCCTCTACCACACGACAGCATGGCGGTACTGGACTGGGTTTAGCAATTAGTAAAAAACTTTGCGAAATGATGGGGGGGAAAATGTGGGTACTCAGTCGTAGTTTAGAGGATATAAGCACTGATCTAAGCACGATTGAATGTCTAGCAGGAGATACGCCCGATCATTTTCTACCCATGTGTCCTTTAGAGGTTGGATCAACTTTTCAGTTTACCCTTGGGGCAGCTTCTCTATCTAGCCTGAAATCTGCGCCTATGTCACAATTGTTATCAACTCAGGTAAATTTTATCGATCCACCCTTAGCAGCAAGCCTGCCCCTCAATATTCTGCTGGTTGAAGATAATGTGGTTAATCAGAAGGTGGCAATCAGAATCTTAAAACGGATGGGATACAGTGCTGATCTCGCTGAAAATGGCTTAGAGGCGATCGCTACTCTGCAAAAATCTAGCTATGATGTCGTATTTATGGATATTCAAATGCCAGAGATGGACGGACTAGCGGCAACTAAGGAAATTAGAAAACTGTGGAAGTCAGCTACTTCTCCTTACATTATTGCTATGACTGCCAATGCCATGATCGGCGATCGCGAGATATGTCTGGATGCGGGCATGAATGATTATGTAAGTAAGCCCATATCTATTGAAAAGATTGGTAATGCTCTAGCGCAAATCCATTTATAA
- a CDS encoding LCP family protein, translated as MDDNNDKISRLSKLRSRPLIFRVISLGKIFIGLTTLTAVGLGIGLAQIVPLQNFDWGGLVSGRNPQEVFAEGLGHKLTQPYQVLIMGIDGADGFNSRSDTMLLVRFDNSDRRTNILSIPRDTRVRIPNYGYAKINAANVYGGAKLAISTVQQKLNGVKIDRYIRVDSSGLDEVIDAIGGVDIDVPKSMKYEDKTQKLTIDLQPGLQTLNGKQAEGFIRFRHDELGDIGRIKRQQMLLQALKAKMANPLTLIRLPELISVIQKHTDTNLSNDEIMAIALFSISLKSEQIHTESLGGIPSEPYQFDALYWLVDENDINQAISGKFVSN; from the coding sequence GTGGATGATAATAACGACAAAATTTCTAGGTTATCTAAATTGCGATCGCGCCCTTTAATTTTTCGTGTAATTTCTCTCGGTAAGATTTTTATAGGTCTGACAACTCTGACCGCCGTTGGGTTGGGTATTGGCTTGGCGCAGATTGTCCCATTGCAAAATTTTGATTGGGGTGGATTAGTTTCAGGTAGAAATCCCCAAGAGGTATTTGCTGAAGGTTTGGGGCATAAACTTACTCAGCCTTACCAAGTTCTAATCATGGGTATTGATGGGGCTGATGGTTTTAATAGTCGGAGTGATACGATGCTGCTGGTCAGGTTTGACAATAGCGATCGCCGCACTAATATCCTGTCAATTCCTAGGGATACGAGGGTGAGGATTCCCAACTATGGCTATGCCAAAATCAATGCTGCCAATGTTTATGGGGGCGCAAAATTAGCTATTTCCACAGTCCAACAAAAATTAAATGGGGTAAAAATTGATCGTTATATCAGGGTAGATAGCTCTGGATTAGATGAAGTTATTGATGCGATCGGCGGCGTGGACATAGATGTACCTAAGTCTATGAAATATGAGGATAAAACCCAAAAGCTCACCATAGACTTACAACCTGGACTGCAAACCCTAAATGGGAAGCAAGCTGAAGGCTTTATTCGGTTTCGTCACGATGAGTTAGGAGATATTGGCAGGATTAAACGGCAGCAAATGTTGTTACAGGCACTAAAAGCTAAAATGGCTAATCCTCTGACCTTAATTAGGCTTCCAGAATTAATTAGTGTTATCCAAAAACATACTGACACAAATTTAAGTAATGATGAAATTATGGCGATCGCTCTTTTTAGTATTAGTCTTAAATCTGAGCAAATTCACACTGAGTCTTTAGGTGGTATCCCCAGCGAACCCTATCAATTTGATGCTTTGTATTGGTTAGTGGATGAAAATGATATTAATCAAGCAATTTCAGGTAAGTTTGTTAGTAATTAG
- the corA gene encoding magnesium/cobalt transporter CorA yields MTITQALVTAIESINPSNFASPLTLLNMLHNHNKPIHAEELNEEDEYEDFEYTYHEPGSPPGTLVIDEDSTIPNIFLIDYNADSAVGIQLATPEECVPYLDSQSVSWVDVQGLGSEAVLQRLGTVFSLHPLVLEDVVNVPQRPKVEEYADQQLIIAQMVSLKPDGKGFVNEQVSFVLGKNYLLTVQEEPESDTFEPVRQRIHNNRGNIRQQGADYLLYALFDTVIDGFFPVLEDYGERLEELEDEVVEHPSQATLDKIHKIKRELLLLRRAIWPQRDAINALIRDGSNLISPPIYIYLRDCYDHAVQIIDMVETYRELASNLMDVYLSSISNRMNEVMKVLTVISTIFIPLTFIVGVYGMNFDTAVVGNMPELKIPYGYTYCWVGMLAIALSLLFYFWRRGWLFSSNLK; encoded by the coding sequence GTGACCATAACACAAGCATTAGTTACAGCTATTGAATCAATCAACCCATCTAACTTTGCAAGCCCTTTAACTTTACTGAATATGCTCCACAATCACAATAAACCGATCCATGCTGAAGAATTAAACGAAGAGGATGAGTACGAGGACTTTGAATATACATACCATGAGCCGGGTAGCCCACCGGGAACTTTAGTAATTGATGAAGATTCCACAATTCCCAATATATTTTTAATTGATTACAACGCTGATAGTGCTGTTGGGATTCAGCTTGCTACTCCAGAAGAATGCGTTCCCTATTTAGATTCTCAATCAGTTTCTTGGGTTGATGTGCAAGGGCTGGGCTCGGAAGCGGTTTTACAAAGATTAGGAACTGTTTTTAGTTTACATCCCCTAGTTTTGGAAGATGTGGTAAATGTCCCCCAAAGACCGAAGGTGGAAGAATATGCCGATCAGCAGTTGATTATTGCCCAAATGGTATCTTTAAAGCCCGATGGCAAAGGATTTGTCAATGAGCAGGTTAGTTTTGTATTAGGAAAAAATTATCTGTTAACAGTACAAGAGGAACCAGAATCTGATACCTTTGAACCAGTGAGACAGCGTATTCATAATAATAGGGGCAATATTCGCCAACAGGGTGCAGATTATCTGCTTTATGCTCTGTTTGATACGGTAATTGATGGGTTTTTCCCAGTGCTAGAAGATTATGGCGAACGGCTAGAAGAACTTGAAGATGAAGTGGTGGAGCATCCTAGTCAAGCAACTTTGGATAAGATTCACAAAATTAAAAGGGAACTGTTACTCCTACGTCGGGCAATTTGGCCCCAGAGAGATGCCATTAATGCCTTAATTAGAGATGGTAGTAATTTGATTAGTCCTCCGATTTATATCTATCTGCGGGATTGTTATGACCATGCGGTGCAGATTATTGATATGGTGGAAACCTACCGAGAACTGGCTTCTAACTTAATGGATGTCTATTTATCTTCCATTAGTAATCGCATGAATGAGGTGATGAAGGTTTTAACCGTGATTTCCACGATTTTTATTCCTTTGACTTTTATTGTGGGCGTATATGGCATGAACTTTGATACGGCAGTGGTTGGTAATATGCCCGAACTGAAAATACCCTATGGTTATACCTATTGTTGGGTGGGAATGTTAGCGATCGCCCTATCCTTACTTTTCTATTTCTGGCGCAGAGGCTGGCTATTTAGCTCTAATCTCAAATAA
- a CDS encoding iron-sulfur cluster assembly accessory protein: MITLTDSAIARVKNLQNQRGTTAPLRVGIKQGGCSGLSYMMDFPQELEAQDQEYDCNGVKIVINNTYLPQLQGMELDYTEDLMGGGFRFRNPNASKSCSCGTSFATPKEIGAPVACS, from the coding sequence ATGATTACCCTTACTGATTCAGCGATCGCCAGAGTTAAAAACCTCCAAAATCAACGTGGTACCACTGCCCCTTTGCGTGTAGGAATTAAACAAGGTGGATGTTCTGGTCTTTCCTACATGATGGATTTTCCCCAAGAACTAGAAGCTCAAGATCAGGAATATGACTGCAACGGCGTTAAAATTGTGATCAATAATACCTATCTTCCTCAATTGCAAGGCATGGAGCTAGACTATACCGAAGACCTCATGGGCGGTGGATTTCGTTTTCGTAACCCAAATGCTAGTAAGTCCTGTAGCTGTGGTACCTCTTTTGCTACTCCCAAGGAAATTGGCGCACCTGTAGCTTGTAGTTAA